From a single Vibrio chagasii genomic region:
- a CDS encoding LysR family transcriptional regulator — protein MNLRQLEVFYAIMQTGTVSGAARSLHVSQPNVTRILAHTEQQLGFGLFERVKGRLVPTVEAKTLLPEAEKVYQQLGQFRSLTNKVKQGHQHLRIGAPPILATKLLTPVIAQMSREQEISFELLTANRDELCSGLLKHELDIAIAFGDEAPPAILSETLLTKSLQVLVPSNTVEHFPADSTLDDLINYPLPIIGLDSRDPLGLLLHQSLIARDEHYHHPISVRGYSAAAELVKHQAGFAIVDPWTAEQYQNEDAVCVLSLQPEIPFSVSTLYAEHTPQSIVAKQFITALKGSC, from the coding sequence TTGAACCTAAGACAACTGGAAGTCTTTTACGCCATTATGCAGACCGGAACTGTATCTGGAGCTGCACGTAGTTTGCATGTATCTCAGCCAAACGTGACTCGTATTTTGGCTCACACCGAGCAACAGCTTGGGTTTGGCCTATTTGAGCGTGTCAAAGGCAGACTAGTGCCAACGGTCGAAGCGAAAACTTTGTTGCCGGAAGCGGAGAAGGTCTACCAACAACTGGGGCAATTCCGTTCTTTAACTAACAAAGTGAAGCAAGGCCATCAGCATTTACGTATTGGTGCGCCACCGATTCTAGCGACCAAGTTGCTGACTCCAGTGATCGCCCAAATGTCTCGCGAGCAAGAGATTTCTTTTGAATTGCTTACTGCCAATCGCGATGAACTGTGTTCAGGGCTATTGAAGCATGAGCTTGATATTGCTATCGCATTTGGAGATGAAGCACCGCCTGCGATATTGTCAGAAACGCTATTAACCAAATCTCTTCAAGTCCTAGTTCCATCTAACACCGTTGAGCATTTTCCAGCAGACTCAACCCTTGATGATCTGATCAATTATCCGTTGCCAATCATCGGGCTTGATAGTCGTGATCCACTGGGTTTGCTGCTCCATCAAAGCTTGATTGCACGCGATGAGCATTATCATCACCCTATATCAGTACGTGGATACAGTGCTGCGGCAGAGCTGGTTAAGCACCAAGCAGGCTTTGCGATTGTCGATCCGTGGACGGCAGAACAGTACCAAAATGAGGATGCTGTTTGTGTGTTGTCACTGCAGCCTGAGATTCCATTCTCAGTATCGACTTTGTATGCCGAGCACACGCCGCAGTCGATTGTTGCCAAGCAGTTCATTACAGCGCTGAAGGGTTCTTGTTAG
- a CDS encoding GDSL-type esterase/lipase family protein has translation MEDKQLLAALQQHPVLDLYQLFQDVGQNQSLYTLLERLSSLKEHHQLSTRLSPLKPHIEGLLAQFDDTTPDSEILSAVAIQSEIQQRGHSMSRYIMTSDNHRHFSPQADLVMFGDSITEWAPWADIFRDVSMVNRGLAGDTTTGMLRRIDTTLNVKPKLVCFMAGINDLSQGYDVDHIYQNYINMLKVWQENDIQILVQSTLYVGAKLQGLNPSVELLNSKISEYCAQQDIEFLDVNGVLSPSKLLSNEYSCDDLHLNAKAYQAWAEVLQPRIEALLRG, from the coding sequence ATGGAAGACAAGCAATTACTTGCCGCGCTACAACAACACCCTGTCCTCGATCTCTATCAGCTATTTCAAGACGTTGGCCAAAACCAGTCTCTGTACACATTACTAGAGAGATTATCTTCCCTTAAAGAACACCATCAGCTGAGCACTCGTCTTAGCCCTTTAAAGCCACATATCGAAGGCTTGCTAGCTCAATTTGATGATACAACGCCAGATAGTGAGATTCTAAGCGCTGTCGCTATCCAATCTGAGATTCAACAACGTGGTCACAGTATGAGTCGTTACATCATGACATCCGATAATCATCGCCATTTTTCACCTCAAGCCGATCTAGTGATGTTTGGCGATTCGATTACTGAGTGGGCACCATGGGCTGATATTTTCCGTGATGTATCTATGGTCAACCGTGGCCTCGCTGGAGATACGACAACTGGAATGTTGCGCCGTATTGATACCACGTTGAATGTAAAGCCAAAGCTCGTGTGCTTTATGGCGGGCATAAACGACCTTTCGCAAGGCTACGATGTTGACCATATCTATCAGAACTACATTAATATGCTTAAGGTGTGGCAAGAAAATGATATTCAAATTTTGGTGCAATCGACGCTTTATGTTGGCGCAAAACTGCAAGGCTTAAATCCTTCTGTAGAATTGCTCAATAGCAAAATCAGCGAGTACTGTGCTCAACAAGACATCGAGTTTTTGGATGTGAATGGCGTGTTGTCACCAAGCAAGCTACTTTCAAATGAATACTCGTGTGATGACTTACATTTGAATGCCAAAGCTTATCAGGCTTGGGCTGAGGTGCTTCAACCTAGAATTGAAGCGCTATTAAGAGGGTAG